One region of Bacteroidia bacterium genomic DNA includes:
- a CDS encoding response regulator, which translates to MKVARALIVDDERLARQELRKLLTALTEVEVVGECTNAEEAVREIEAKRPDLLFLDIQMPGKNGFELLRSLDHAPEVIFVSAYDEYAIRAFEVNALDYLLKPVQPQRLAESVRKALERIGGTVETPVNIEQSLTEEDQVFVKDGDRCWFVRLSEIRLFESEGNYVRLFFGEHRPLILRSLNNLDEKLNARVFFRASRKHIINLKWVENMENWYNGGLLVKLKGGGEKVEISRRQAARLKEMMSL; encoded by the coding sequence ATGAAAGTAGCCAGAGCATTGATTGTAGACGATGAGCGTCTTGCCAGACAGGAACTTCGCAAACTGCTAACCGCATTGACGGAGGTGGAGGTAGTGGGGGAGTGCACGAACGCGGAAGAGGCGGTTCGGGAAATTGAAGCCAAGCGGCCGGATTTATTGTTCCTGGATATTCAGATGCCAGGAAAGAACGGATTTGAATTGTTACGATCGCTCGATCATGCCCCGGAGGTTATCTTTGTCAGCGCCTATGATGAATATGCCATACGTGCTTTTGAGGTCAATGCGCTTGATTATCTCCTGAAACCTGTACAACCGCAGCGGCTGGCCGAATCCGTACGAAAAGCCCTGGAAAGGATAGGCGGAACGGTAGAAACTCCGGTCAATATCGAGCAGTCATTGACGGAGGAGGATCAGGTATTTGTCAAAGACGGCGACAGGTGCTGGTTCGTCCGGCTGTCAGAAATTCGTTTATTCGAGTCAGAAGGGAATTATGTACGACTGTTCTTCGGGGAGCACCGGCCGCTCATACTGCGTTCACTGAACAACCTGGATGAAAAGCTGAACGCTCGTGTTTTCTTTCGTGCGAGCCGGAAACATATCATCAACCTCAAATGGGTTGAAAATATGGAGAACTGGTACAACGGCGGATTACTGGTGAAACTGAAGGGAGGCGGGGAGAAGGTGGAGATATCGAGACGTCAGGCAGCCAGGCTCAAGGAGATGATGAGTC
- a CDS encoding histidine kinase, whose translation MNRLLLVPVIVAATVLFSSALIISQMFLEDLFGWKNFSPSGMDPFPVIVNVINLTFVFIFWTLIYFLVHYFENYRKAEIEKLQWAASINEIELNKLKSQLNPHFIFNSMNSIRALVDEDPEKAKNSITQLSNILRLTLLMGKKKVISFAEEMTIVKDYLSLELTRFEERLRVSYEIGPGSEKFEVPPLMLQTLVENGIKHGISRLPGGGELKLKTTVCNGMLEILIVNSGTMNGKSEGTGFGIKSTEQRLHLLYGSRGKFDIRENAATGTVECTVTIPDVTVT comes from the coding sequence ATGAACCGCCTCCTTCTGGTTCCTGTTATTGTTGCGGCAACTGTGCTCTTTTCCTCGGCACTTATTATCTCCCAGATGTTTCTGGAAGATCTGTTCGGATGGAAAAATTTCAGTCCTTCCGGAATGGACCCCTTTCCTGTGATTGTAAATGTGATCAATCTCACCTTCGTTTTTATTTTCTGGACGTTGATTTATTTCCTTGTGCATTATTTTGAGAACTACCGGAAAGCCGAAATCGAGAAGCTGCAGTGGGCTGCCTCCATCAACGAGATCGAACTGAACAAACTGAAATCACAACTCAATCCGCATTTTATCTTTAACTCAATGAATAGTATCCGGGCACTGGTTGACGAAGACCCGGAGAAAGCCAAAAACAGTATTACCCAGCTTTCGAATATTCTCCGCCTGACACTTTTAATGGGGAAGAAAAAGGTTATTTCCTTTGCCGAGGAGATGACTATTGTGAAGGATTATCTTTCTTTGGAGTTAACCCGGTTCGAAGAGCGGTTGCGTGTAAGCTACGAGATCGGTCCCGGATCAGAAAAATTTGAAGTGCCGCCGCTCATGCTGCAAACGCTGGTTGAAAACGGGATCAAGCATGGAATATCCCGCCTTCCCGGAGGAGGAGAGTTAAAGCTGAAGACCACAGTGTGCAACGGAATGCTGGAGATACTGATTGTGAACAGCGGTACGATGAACGGTAAATCCGAGGGAACGGGGTTCGGGATTAAGAGTACAGAGCAGCGGCTGCATTTGCTCTACGGCAGCAGGGGAAAATTCGATATTCGCGAAAATGCGGCCACTGGTACGGTAGAATGCACAGTCACCATTCCGGATGTAACAGTGACCTAA
- a CDS encoding peptidase M61, with amino-acid sequence MRTRILFLFCALWAPLFSQTVLSPAPPVFRYMVDLANVINDRLEVKVKVPDLGRKELKFFMPEIIPGTYSIYNFGRFVSGFKALSADGKELPVTRADTNTWIIKDAEKLSLISYWVEDTWDTEQKHNPIFEPAGTAIDAGKFYLLNHGAFFGYFEGYKFNPYKIIVNRPASLYGATGIHAITSSQQADTFHLKNYDELIDSPIFYAPPDTISILVGNARVLIAVRAPGQKITAKEIAGELKPLLMAQKEYLGGKLPVNKYAFLFCFASETEGLSGASGALEHSYSSVYFLPEMRLTEIKQMLRDVTAHEFFHIITPLTIHSEEIGDFSFNAPRMSRHLWLYEGCTEYAASHVQVRGGLISTDEFLETIRNKMVGAMSYNDTLPFTVMSLEVLTKYEKEYANVYQKGALIGMCLDILLLHHSDGKYSLRDLLRDLGQQYGADRSFKDNELFDLIVSKSFPEIGVFLKKYVAGNKPLPFTEVLALAGIDYRDEVTVESFSYGGMSIGYNPQSGKLVVMGTSGMDDFGKELGFREGDELISFNKSELTLNNVKAVLEDYMTNAKEGKKLKVVVSREVDGRNKKVKLKATIRKVRITEKHILFPMRDMSPKRERIRKAWLGGVK; translated from the coding sequence GTGAGAACACGAATCCTTTTTCTGTTTTGCGCCCTCTGGGCTCCCTTATTTTCCCAAACGGTACTTTCACCCGCCCCTCCGGTGTTCCGTTACATGGTCGATCTTGCGAACGTCATAAACGACCGGCTGGAGGTGAAAGTTAAAGTTCCCGATCTGGGCAGAAAAGAATTGAAGTTTTTTATGCCGGAGATTATACCGGGAACCTATTCCATCTATAATTTCGGGCGTTTCGTTTCCGGTTTTAAAGCGCTATCGGCAGATGGGAAAGAGCTGCCGGTAACTCGCGCGGATACCAATACCTGGATCATCAAGGATGCAGAAAAACTTTCCCTTATTTCTTATTGGGTGGAGGACACATGGGATACAGAGCAGAAGCATAATCCAATTTTTGAACCTGCAGGAACTGCAATCGATGCCGGTAAATTCTATCTGCTGAACCACGGAGCTTTCTTTGGGTATTTCGAAGGATACAAATTCAATCCGTATAAGATCATTGTGAACCGGCCCGCTTCTCTCTATGGAGCCACCGGAATTCATGCCATCACCTCGTCGCAGCAAGCGGATACTTTTCATCTAAAGAACTATGACGAACTCATTGACTCACCTATTTTTTACGCTCCGCCGGATACCATCTCAATCCTGGTTGGTAATGCACGGGTACTGATCGCCGTGCGTGCTCCAGGGCAAAAGATCACAGCAAAAGAGATTGCAGGGGAACTCAAGCCGCTCCTGATGGCACAGAAAGAATACCTCGGCGGAAAACTCCCTGTAAACAAATATGCTTTTCTTTTCTGCTTTGCCTCGGAAACGGAAGGGTTGTCCGGGGCCAGCGGTGCACTGGAACATTCTTACTCTTCGGTATACTTCCTCCCCGAAATGAGACTAACAGAAATTAAGCAAATGCTCAGAGATGTGACCGCTCATGAGTTTTTCCATATCATTACACCACTTACGATTCACTCGGAAGAGATCGGGGATTTTTCCTTCAACGCCCCCCGAATGTCCAGGCACCTGTGGCTGTATGAGGGATGTACGGAATATGCGGCTTCCCATGTACAGGTGAGGGGAGGACTGATTTCCACCGATGAGTTTCTGGAAACGATCAGAAACAAAATGGTGGGTGCCATGTCTTACAACGATACCCTTCCGTTCACTGTGATGAGCCTGGAAGTACTCACTAAATACGAAAAGGAATACGCAAATGTTTATCAGAAGGGAGCCCTCATCGGCATGTGTCTTGATATTCTTCTGCTGCATCACTCAGACGGGAAGTATTCATTGCGAGACCTCCTGCGTGATCTCGGCCAGCAATACGGTGCCGATCGTTCATTCAAGGATAACGAACTGTTCGATCTCATCGTATCAAAATCCTTTCCTGAAATCGGCGTTTTTCTGAAAAAGTATGTTGCAGGAAACAAACCGCTTCCATTTACCGAAGTACTCGCCCTGGCGGGCATTGACTACAGGGACGAGGTAACAGTGGAAAGTTTTTCTTATGGAGGAATGTCTATTGGATACAATCCGCAATCGGGAAAGCTGGTTGTGATGGGAACATCGGGAATGGATGACTTTGGTAAGGAGCTTGGTTTCCGTGAAGGGGACGAGTTGATTTCCTTCAATAAATCCGAACTCACTCTGAATAATGTGAAGGCCGTGCTGGAAGATTATATGACAAACGCGAAGGAAGGAAAAAAGTTAAAGGTGGTGGTGAGCAGGGAAGTAGACGGAAGAAATAAAAAGGTAAAGCTGAAGGCAACCATCCGCAAGGTGCGCATCACAGAGAAGCACATCCTCTTTCCAATGCGTGATATGTCTCCTAAGAGGGAACGGATCCGCAAGGCCTGGTTGGGAGGGGTCAAGTGA